A region of Moorena sp. SIOASIH DNA encodes the following proteins:
- a CDS encoding transposase has product MATLRQTFRLYPNKTATSKMFYARKLHQLLYNAGIADRRYEWKANKKSIGYLDQQNCLPDFKKCWPEYSELYSTSLQATLKRVDLAYNRFFQGLGGIPKYKPSRKYSGWTYPSKAGWKANTDGKNGTLTLNDLGLTIKMRGQAKFWGTPTTLTITYKPNINAWYASITVKTETPDPKYGSESNLAYEKIVAYDLGTETAITAFNGSEFEEIANQRFSKTLEPKAKAAGKEKRRKQAPNFKKGIKASKRWKKANKKEYQLKRKVGLARRDWQHKVTSDLSSRYDIGVTEKLNTKGMTRKAKKGSQRKKQKAGLNKAILDVGFGTLNKMLTYKIELKGGIVLQLPTRQLKPSQRCPECGKVHKSWAELSNRYHVCDACEFEFDRDKTSTMVMFNAANGKQPGYGIDLDKRGFSSSTSKASKHTGSMKQLGKMKRQKSRSKDGSADTPSWP; this is encoded by the coding sequence ATGGCGACTCTCAGGCAAACGTTCCGTTTATATCCCAACAAAACAGCTACGTCAAAAATGTTTTACGCAAGGAAACTGCACCAGTTGCTTTACAACGCCGGGATAGCCGATCGTCGTTATGAGTGGAAAGCAAACAAAAAGTCTATAGGATATCTGGATCAACAGAATTGCTTACCTGACTTCAAAAAGTGCTGGCCGGAATATAGTGAATTGTATAGCACTTCTTTGCAGGCCACTCTGAAGAGAGTAGATTTAGCTTATAATCGCTTTTTTCAAGGGTTAGGTGGAATTCCAAAATATAAGCCAAGCCGAAAATACTCTGGATGGACTTATCCCAGTAAAGCTGGCTGGAAGGCTAACACTGATGGAAAAAATGGTACCTTAACGCTAAACGACCTTGGTCTCACTATAAAGATGCGTGGGCAGGCCAAGTTTTGGGGGACACCAACAACTCTCACGATTACGTACAAACCTAATATAAACGCCTGGTATGCTTCAATAACCGTCAAGACAGAAACCCCTGACCCTAAATACGGTTCAGAATCTAACTTAGCGTACGAGAAAATCGTAGCTTATGACCTGGGGACTGAGACAGCTATTACAGCTTTCAATGGCAGTGAATTCGAGGAGATAGCCAACCAGCGTTTTAGTAAAACTCTAGAACCTAAGGCAAAGGCAGCTGGCAAGGAAAAGCGTAGGAAACAAGCTCCTAATTTCAAGAAAGGCATAAAAGCGTCTAAGCGTTGGAAAAAGGCGAACAAAAAAGAATACCAGTTAAAGAGAAAAGTTGGATTAGCGCGCAGAGATTGGCAACACAAAGTTACGTCAGACCTATCTAGTCGTTATGACATCGGCGTAACCGAAAAACTGAATACAAAAGGGATGACCCGAAAAGCTAAAAAAGGGTCACAAAGAAAGAAACAAAAAGCTGGATTGAACAAAGCCATTTTAGATGTAGGGTTCGGCACTCTTAATAAAATGCTGACCTACAAAATTGAACTCAAAGGTGGAATTGTCCTTCAATTGCCGACTAGACAATTAAAACCATCTCAGCGTTGTCCAGAGTGTGGAAAAGTTCACAAAAGTTGGGCTGAACTGTCGAATAGATACCACGTTTGTGACGCTTGCGAGTTTGAGTTTGATAGGGACAAAACAAGCACAATGGTAATGTTCAATGCGGCTAATGGAAAACAGCCGGGGTACGGAATTGACCTCGACAAACGTGGATTTTCTAGCTCTACTTCAAAGGCCAGTAAACATACTGGATCTATGAAGCAACTAGGGAAGATGAAGCGTCAAAAATCACGTTCTAAGGACGGGTCTGCTGACACCCCGTCCTGGCCGTAG
- a CDS encoding tetratricopeptide repeat protein, producing the protein MKNLPFQVVVSLATLITTSMASANAQSVVAQMDFDRRNPSTEKVAAQGRMINQLWQQASQLRGIGKYSEEITILEQIVKLQPDSFLAWYWRGDTLSSLGQYEAAIASYDQAIKIKPNYLLAWFEKGNAFHKLKRYDAVITAWKQALSIQATSEFEQQLVQTIIPQKIASVLLYDLKRYSEAIAFYNQVLEVDAKAASIWIDRGTAFYQLGRYEKAITDCDKAIQLDAQNSLAWKQRGFALYRIGRYEHAIASFKKVGGV; encoded by the coding sequence ATGAAAAATTTACCGTTTCAAGTAGTAGTATCTCTAGCTACTTTGATCACGACAAGTATGGCTAGTGCTAATGCTCAAAGTGTCGTTGCTCAGATGGATTTTGACCGCCGTAACCCCTCGACAGAGAAAGTTGCTGCACAAGGGAGAATGATCAATCAGTTGTGGCAACAAGCCAGTCAGTTACGAGGAATTGGTAAGTATAGTGAAGAGATAACGATACTAGAGCAGATTGTAAAACTTCAGCCAGACTCTTTCTTAGCTTGGTATTGGCGAGGGGATACCTTGAGTAGCTTGGGCCAGTACGAAGCCGCGATCGCTTCCTATGATCAAGCGATTAAAATTAAGCCCAATTACCTTTTAGCGTGGTTTGAAAAAGGCAACGCTTTCCATAAACTCAAACGATACGATGCGGTGATTACGGCCTGGAAGCAAGCACTTTCAATTCAAGCCACATCAGAATTTGAACAGCAGTTGGTACAGACAATTATTCCCCAAAAAATTGCCAGTGTGCTGCTTTATGATTTGAAACGCTATTCTGAGGCGATCGCATTCTACAACCAAGTACTGGAAGTGGATGCCAAAGCTGCTTCAATTTGGATTGACCGAGGCACAGCTTTTTATCAACTCGGTCGATATGAAAAAGCAATCACCGATTGTGACAAGGCGATTCAACTTGATGCTCAAAACTCTTTGGCTTGGAAACAGCGAGGATTTGCCCTTTATCGCATCGGTCGCTACGAACATGCGATCGCTTCCTTTAAAAAAGTAGGGGGAGTTTGA
- a CDS encoding amidohydrolase family protein produces MINLWTITAIDQHAHNLLTPEAAANYPYPAFFSEAYDPDIINHHARHTLFYKRSLRDISQLLECEPEEEAILERRQTLGLKKLTQQCFQSSQLEAIFLDDGFLPNEILPREWHEQFLPVKHILRLEYLAENLIREIDDFATFLDRFRYNIDPPPPEVVGFKSIAAYRTGLDIQLIPEEVAKERFDAFKQEVLRGKPLRLVDKPLIDFLITQALEMAAKHGLPVQFHTGFGDPDLDLPLANPVYMRSLLENQRFRNAPIVLLHGSYPYTQEAGYLAAVYPQVYLDFGLAVPFLSVAGMRSVVQQLLEFVPTSKLMYSSDAHNIPELYYLGAKWARIVLAQVLEGAIQDGDLTAKEAESVAMGILCDNARVLYRANGSYGS; encoded by the coding sequence ATGATTAACCTCTGGACTATCACCGCTATTGACCAACACGCTCACAACCTCCTAACTCCTGAAGCTGCTGCTAATTATCCCTATCCTGCCTTCTTCAGTGAAGCCTATGACCCTGATATCATTAATCATCATGCCCGTCACACCCTTTTCTACAAACGAAGCCTTCGGGATATTTCCCAACTCTTAGAGTGTGAACCAGAGGAAGAGGCAATTCTTGAACGTCGCCAGACATTGGGATTAAAAAAACTAACCCAGCAGTGTTTTCAATCATCTCAACTAGAAGCAATTTTCTTAGATGATGGTTTTCTGCCAAATGAGATTCTTCCTAGAGAATGGCATGAACAATTTCTGCCAGTAAAGCACATCCTTCGTTTGGAATATCTAGCAGAAAATCTAATCCGTGAGATAGATGACTTTGCTACCTTCCTAGACCGTTTCCGCTACAACATTGACCCACCACCACCAGAAGTGGTAGGCTTCAAGAGTATTGCTGCTTATCGTACAGGTTTGGATATCCAACTGATACCAGAGGAGGTAGCTAAGGAACGTTTTGATGCCTTCAAGCAAGAAGTCTTGAGGGGAAAACCCCTGCGGCTGGTAGATAAGCCTTTAATTGATTTCTTGATTACCCAAGCGCTAGAGATGGCGGCTAAACATGGACTACCTGTGCAGTTTCATACAGGGTTTGGTGACCCAGATTTAGACTTGCCGCTGGCTAATCCAGTTTATATGCGTTCGCTTTTGGAAAACCAACGCTTCCGTAACGCTCCGATTGTCCTGCTGCATGGGTCTTATCCCTATACCCAAGAAGCCGGTTATCTAGCAGCCGTCTATCCTCAGGTCTATTTAGATTTCGGGTTAGCGGTGCCTTTTTTAAGTGTAGCTGGGATGCGTAGCGTGGTGCAGCAGTTATTGGAATTTGTCCCAACCAGTAAACTGATGTATTCTTCTGATGCTCACAATATCCCGGAATTATATTACTTGGGAGCCAAGTGGGCACGGATAGTATTGGCACAGGTTTTGGAGGGAGCGATTCAGGATGGGGATTTGACTGCTAAGGAGGCGGAGTCGGTTGCTATGGGAATTTTGTGTGATAATGCTCGTGTGCTTTATAGGGCTAATGGTTCTTATGGTTCTTGA